TATTAGGATTTTTGGTGAGTATTATACTTTTAAGAAAGAAGGTAATAAATATAAAGTTAAATTAGATAATAAGGAATATTATTTACCTGAGGGTTTAGACATAGGAGAGTTAAAAGGAGAGTTACGGTTCAATAAGAAAAAGCAGACACTTGAGTTGTGGAAATTAGAGTATCGAGGAGAATTAGATAGCCTTGGTTACGGAGACCTTTGTATAATAAGAAGCGACATAAAACTAAAAGAGGTTGACACTAAAAAAAACTAAACATCTGGGGTAGGATGTTTTAAATTAAATATTAATTGAAATTTGAATCCGTATCTAAAGGATGTATCCTTGTTGCAGCTGCAGGTAATGACAATACCTCTCAATCTTTATATCCTGCTTCTTATTCCAAAGTAATAGGGGTTTCAGCAACGGATAAAGATGACAGAAAAGCAAGCTTTTCCAATTTTGGCACTTATGTTCATTGTTCTGCTCCTGGAGTGGGCATTTATACCACGATGTTAGATGGAGAATACGGACTTATGAGTGGGACTTCTGCATCCTGTGCCTTTGTCTCAGGTATGGTAGGACTTCTTTTATCCCGAGAACCAAATCTTGCTCCAAATCAAGTAATAGATTAGTATTGAGAGTGTAAGATAATACTATTCAAGGGCATAAATTGAGGAACTTCTTTCTGGAGTTAGCTTTAGAAACATTAAACTTATTTTAGGAGATACCAATAAGTTTGCCGAAGATTATTCTCTTTTTGGCTTCCACGAATTTAATACAGCCACCAAAAACTTAAAAATAGGGAAGAGCTAAAGCACAATAATTTTGTTATTTGCACACATAAATACCAGTTCGCCAATACTAAATTGGCAAGCAAGATAATCGCACCAGCATCGCTAAAAACTAATTCTTAATATAAGTTTTGATATAAGTTTACATAATATATCTTATCAGACATTGCTTTTTAAGCATTTTTGTGGGTTTTATTTTGGTTTAAGTTCTTTTCTTTTAATGGCTTATGGCTTTTGAGTTCGACTTACCATCCGCCTCCGCCGCCTCCTCCGCTTCCGCCTCCAGAAAATCCGC
The sequence above is a segment of the candidate division WOR-3 bacterium genome. Coding sequences within it:
- a CDS encoding S8 family serine peptidase, producing the protein MKFESVSKGCILVAAAGNDNTSQSLYPASYSKVIGVSATDKDDRKASFSNFGTYVHCSAPGVGIYTTMLDGEYGLMSGTSASCAFVSGMVGLLLSREPNLAPNQVID